A window of the Flavobacteriales bacterium genome harbors these coding sequences:
- the lptB gene encoding LPS export ABC transporter ATP-binding protein translates to MRLRAEHLVKRYKQRVVVKDVSVEVNQGEIVGLLGPNGAGKTTSFYMIVGLIKPNEGGVFLDDEDITKLPMYKRARKGVGYLAQEASVFRKLSIEDNLRAVLQMTKLTKHEQNDKLEELLNEFGLQHIRKNRGDLLSGGERRRTEIARALAVDPKFILLDEPFAGVDPIAVEDIQSIVEKLKEKNIGILITDHNVQETLSITDRTYLLFEGKILKSGTAEDLAADSQVRKVYLGERFELRRKTK, encoded by the coding sequence ATGAGACTCAGAGCCGAACATTTGGTCAAGCGCTACAAGCAACGCGTCGTCGTTAAAGACGTGAGCGTGGAGGTGAACCAAGGCGAGATCGTTGGATTATTAGGTCCCAACGGCGCCGGAAAAACCACCAGCTTTTACATGATCGTTGGGCTCATTAAACCGAATGAAGGCGGGGTTTTCTTGGACGACGAAGACATCACCAAGCTGCCGATGTACAAACGCGCGCGCAAGGGAGTGGGTTATTTGGCCCAAGAAGCCAGTGTATTTCGCAAATTGAGCATTGAAGACAACCTGAGGGCCGTTTTGCAAATGACGAAGCTGACCAAGCACGAGCAAAATGACAAGCTTGAAGAATTGCTCAACGAGTTTGGATTACAACACATCCGAAAGAATCGCGGGGATCTGCTGAGTGGGGGAGAGCGGCGGCGCACGGAGATCGCCAGAGCCCTTGCCGTGGACCCGAAGTTCATTCTGCTCGACGAGCCTTTTGCCGGTGTGGACCCCATTGCCGTAGAAGATATCCAGAGCATCGTCGAAAAGCTCAAAGAAAAGAACATCGGTATTCTCATTACCGACCACAACGTTCAGGAAACCCTGAGCATCACCGACCGCACCTATTTGCTCTTTGAAGGAAAGATTCTCAAATCGGGTACGGCCGAAGACCTCGCTGCTGATTCGCAAGTGCGTAAGGTGTACTTGGGCGAGAGGTTCGAGCTTCGCCGGAAAACGAAATAA